From Ipomoea triloba cultivar NCNSP0323 chromosome 5, ASM357664v1, the proteins below share one genomic window:
- the LOC116020028 gene encoding protein PAT1 homolog isoform X2 yields MDGFEGPGGIEFSSNPQDLKQVDSNSSGNALFDASQYAFFGNDVVEEVELGGLEDEEDDLPPPGFDDVEYQLEQEEGEMLASYSDVDDLTSTFSKLNKVVGSPTKAAFFGDRESRESSSAADCVQEADFRDWFDQRGFDAERNEESKRWLSHPYSSSAHLIESKPLYRALSYPEQEQQLQHQQQRPQPRQHISSEAILIPKSSFTSFPPPGGRLPQASPNNLPSTTYHPGGQPIPVSSPNFSPFSSPQNQMNAMHHGSQYGGVLPQFSGHGHQVHNRIQNQWMNQSTLNPGEHSTPPKNLMQQQLPHQNGLLPQQVPQQQTQQLGLPHPFQLPFGTSGMQSQRFNHHQPPTSQMNNFEMFGLADFKDQRTESMLRGRQAAWYSPLGLGIRNQRSDNGWPKFKSKYMSTDEIENILRMQLAATHSNDPYVDDYYHQACLAKKSAGAKLKHHFCPTNLRDGSSQSRANTETHAFLQVDALGRVSFSSIRRPRPLLEVDPPNSSATSSSEQKVSEKPLEQEPMLAARVTIEDGICLLLDVDDIDRFLQFMQTQLPDGGELLSKRRQMLLECLASSLHLVDPLGKNGQSVDIAPKDDLVFLRIISLPKGRKLLSRYLQLLFAGSELSRVVCMAIFRNLRFLFGVLPADHGAAETSKNLARTVSLCVREMDLRVLAACLASVVCSTEHPPLRPVGSPAGDGASIILKSVLERATELLRDPHAGAKCGMQNRAFWQASFDAFFGLLTKYCFNKYDSVMQSFLTQAPQNMVNNGSDAARAISREMPVELLRASLPHTSDQQRKLLLDFTQRSMPLPSTGSQSGGNGGM; encoded by the exons ATGGACGGATTTGAGGGTCCGGGTGGTATTGAATTCTCCAGCAATCCTCAAGATCTCAAACAAGTTGATTCTAATTCATCAG GAAATGCTTTATTCGATGCATCACAGTATGCATTCTTTGGTAATGATGTAGTTGAAGAAGTTGAATTGGGGGGATTAGAAGACGAAGAGGATGATCTACCTCCACCTGGTTTTGATGATGTAGAGTATCAGTTGGAACAAGAAGAG GGTGAAATGTTAGCATCATATTCTGACGTTGATGACCTTACCAGCACATTTTCAAAG TTGAACAAGGTTGTCGGTAGCCCTACAAAGGCAGCATTTTTTGGTGATAGAGAATCCAGAGAAA GTTCATCTGCCGCTGATTGTGTTCAAGAGGCAGATTTTCGTGATTGGTTTGATCAACGTGGCTTTGATGCTGAACGCAATGAGGAGAGCAAAAGATGGTTGTCCCATCCTTACTCTTCTTCTGCTCATCTGATTGAATCGAAGCCTTTGTACAGAGCACTGTCATACCCTGAGCAAGAACAACAGCTGCAGCACCAACAGCAGCGGCCGCAGCCACGCCAGCACATCTCTAGTGAAGCGATCCTTATCCCGAAGTCTTCTTTCACTTCATTTCCTCCTCCTGGTGGGCGGCTTCCTCAAGCTTCACCAAACAACCTTCCTAGTACTACATATCATCCTGGTGGACAGCCAATTCCAGTTTCTTCACCCAACTTTTCTCCGTTTTCTAGCCCTCAGAATCAGATGAATGCCATGCATCATGGATCACAATATGGTGGAGTCTTACCTCAGTTTTCAGGTCATGGGCATCAAGTGCATAATCGCATTCAAAATCAGTGGATGAACCAATCTACTTTAAACCCTGGAGAACATTCTACTCCCCCCAAGAATTTGATGCAACAGCAATTACCCCATCAAAATGGCTTGTTGCCCCAACAGGTGCCACAGCAACAAACCCAGCAACTTGGGCTTCCACATCCATTCCAGTTACCCTTTGGCACTTCAGGGATGCAGTCCCAACGATTCAATCACCATCAACCTCCAACATCTCAGATGAACAATTTTGAAATGTTTGGTTTAGCTGATTTTAAAGATCAAAGGACTGAATCTATGCTGAGAGGTAGACAGGCTGCATGGTACTCTCCGCTGGGTTTGGGCATCCGTAATCAGAGAAGTGACAATGGTTGGCCAAAATTTAAATCCAAGTACATGTCAACAGATGAAATTGAGAATATTCTTCGAATGCAGCTTGCTGCCACTCATAGCAACGATCCCTATGTAGATGATTATTACCATCAAGCTTGTTTGGCGAAAAAATCTGCTGGTGCAAAGTTAAAACATCATTTCTGTCCAACTAATCTGAGAGATGGCAGCTCCCAAAGTCGTGCTAATACTGAGACACATGCATTTCTCCAGGTTGATGCACTTGGTAGGGTTTCCTTCTCCTCAATTCGCAGGCCACGACCACTTCTTGAGGTTGACCCACCAAATTCATCTGCCACTAGTAGCAGTGAACAGAAAGTGTCTGAAAAACCCTTGGAACAGGAGCCAATGCTTGCAGCTAGGGTGACCATTGAGGATGGGATCTGCCTCCTCCTTGATGTTGATGATATTGACCGCTTCCTACAATTTATGCAAACTCAACTCCCAGACGGAGGGGAGCTGTTGAGTAAAAGGAGGCAAATGCTGTTGGAGTGTCTGGCATCATCACTTCATCTCGTCGATCCACTTGGCAAAAATGGTCAGTCAGTGGATATAGCACCCAAAGATGATCTTGTGTTCTTAAGGATTATCTCACTTCCCAAAGGTCGGAAGCTGTTATCGCGATATCTTCAACTTCTATTTGCTGGCAGTGAACTTAGTAGGGTGGTGTGCATGGCCATTTTCCGGAATCTGAGGTTTTTGTTTGGGGTCCTTCCAGCAGACCACGGAGCTGCTGAGACAAGTAAAAATTTGGCAAGAACTGTTTCATTGTGTGTTCGAGAAATGGATCTGAGAGTACTTGCTGCCTGCCTTGCATCTGTGGTTTGTTCAACTGAGCATCCTCCACTCCGTCCTGTTGGAAGCCCTGCTGGTGATGGGGCTTCTATAATTCTGAAATCTGTTCTGGAGAGGGCAACAGAACTGTTAAGGGATCCTCATGCTGGAGCGAAGTGCGGCATGCAAAACAGAGCATTCTGGCAGGCGTCTTTTGATGCTTTCTTTGGTTTACTTACAAAGTACTGCTTTAATAAATATGACTCCGTCATGCAATCTTTCCTAACACAGGCCCCCCAGAACATGGTGAATAATGGGTCTGATGCAGCCAGAGCTATTAGCAGGGAAATGCCAGTTGAACTCTTGCGGGCAAGTCTTCCTCATACAAGTGATCAACAGAGAAAACTGCTATTGGATTTTACACAACGGTCTATGCCTTTGCCAAGTACTGGTAGTCAAAGCGGAGGAAATGGTGGCATGTGA
- the LOC116020108 gene encoding uncharacterized protein LOC116020108 isoform X2, giving the protein MSDDVPENRLPDSTEDGIPSVAGDGNDDETNTSTSPMGIGLSTLISSVIREFDSRADATSRSQDQLSFALDRLTGELDKLLEDAPLPFIMQHAARISGVRKRVTSLNSVLKSIQRRVDNIDRMLLAEKKMGEDGGQH; this is encoded by the exons ATGTCTGATGACGTTCCTGAAAATCGTCTACCGGACTCCACTGAGGACGGGATACCTTCCGTTGCCGGCGACGGCAATGACGATGAGACCAATACCTCAACTTCTCCCATGGGTATAGGCCTGTCCACCTTGATTTCCTCTGTAATTAGGGAGTTCGATAGCAGAGCTGACGCCACTTCCCGCAGTCAAGATCAACTCTCCTTCGCCCTCGATCGTCTCACCGGAG AGCTTGACAAACTGTTGGAGGATGCACCGTTGCCTTTCATTATGCAACATGCCGCTAGGATTTCTGGTGTTAGAAAGAGAGTCACATCTTTAAATTCAGTTTTGAAGTCTATACAACGACGAGTCGATAATATAGACCGGATGCTGCTAGCAG AAAAAAAGATGGGAGAAGATGGTGGACAACATTAA
- the LOC116020108 gene encoding uncharacterized protein LOC116020108 isoform X1 — protein sequence MSDDVPENRLPDSTEDGIPSVAGDGNDDETNTSTSPMGIGLSTLISSVIREFDSRADATSRSQDQLSFALDRLTGELDKLLEDAPLPFIMQHAARISGVRKRVTSLNSVLKSIQRRVDNIDRMLLAGLVQGAFLEKKMGEDGGQH from the exons ATGTCTGATGACGTTCCTGAAAATCGTCTACCGGACTCCACTGAGGACGGGATACCTTCCGTTGCCGGCGACGGCAATGACGATGAGACCAATACCTCAACTTCTCCCATGGGTATAGGCCTGTCCACCTTGATTTCCTCTGTAATTAGGGAGTTCGATAGCAGAGCTGACGCCACTTCCCGCAGTCAAGATCAACTCTCCTTCGCCCTCGATCGTCTCACCGGAG AGCTTGACAAACTGTTGGAGGATGCACCGTTGCCTTTCATTATGCAACATGCCGCTAGGATTTCTGGTGTTAGAAAGAGAGTCACATCTTTAAATTCAGTTTTGAAGTCTATACAACGACGAGTCGATAATATAGACCGGATGCTGCTAGCAGGTTTGGTGCAGGGTGCATTTCTTG AAAAAAAGATGGGAGAAGATGGTGGACAACATTAA
- the LOC116020107 gene encoding uncharacterized serine-rich protein C215.13-like, with product MASACVNTIGMSPESFLDCPPPKYQSYGWLSPRVSYSREFPAESESTNTAGPNHSSLLPDKCADDKLQDSDPDVSAKDVGDFEFRLDDPVIMLPADELFSDGKLVPLQLSMIRPVATSAAMPTSMEVRSPDTPKLRIRNEICGTDPYLFSPKAPRCSSRWKELLGLKKLYQNSNAKQDTQKTSSLQANNGHKSLKNFLHRSSKSLHTSIDASLSQPLLKDSDNESVSVSSRLSLSSSSSGHEHDDLPRLSLDSEKPNGHTRNASQNINPPRVRVVKPRALSSENPTAAASRVGRSPMRRAAEATTSTTVVRGVSVDSPRMNSSGKIVFHSLERSSSSPSSFNGGPRYKHRGMERSYSANVRVTPVLNVPVCSLRGSSKSGVFGFPLFSSSQPKKESGSSSSGNGGGSKAHQSIAKHRTDRIKE from the coding sequence ATGGCGTCCGCCTGCGTCAACACCATTGGAATGTCGCCGGAATCCTTTCTCGACTGTCCTCCGCCTAAGTACCAGTCCTATGGTTGGTTGAGTCCCCGAGTTTCATACAGTCGGGAGTTTCCGGCGGAGTCGGAGTCCACAAACACTGCCGGACCTAACCATTCTTCTCTGTTGCCGGACAAGTGTGCCGACGATAAGCTCCAGGACTCAGATCCCGATGTTTCCGCCAAGGATGTGGGAGATTTCGAGTTCCGCCTCGACGATCCGGTCATTATGCTTCCGGCGGACGAGCTCTTCTCTGACGGAAAGCTCGTGCCGCTGCAGCTTTCAATGATCCGCCCGGTGGCGACGTCTGCAGCCATGCCAACGTCTATGGAGGTTAGATCGCCGGATACGCCGAAACTGCGAATCAGAAATGAGATTTGCGGTACGGATCCATACCTCTTCTCTCCAAAGGCACCTAGGTGTTCCAGTCGGTGGAAGGAGCTTCTAGGACTGAAGAAACTCTACCAGAACAGCAATGCAAAGCAGGATACTCAGAAGACATCCTCCTTGCAGGCCAACAACGGCCATAAATCTCTGAAAAATTTCCTACACCGCAGTTCAAAGTCTCTGCACACATCTATTGATGCGTCGCTCAGCCAGCCTTTGCTAAAGGACTCGGACAACGAGTCGGTATCGGTTTCCTCCAGGTTATCActgtcttcgtcttcttccgGGCACGAGCACGACGATCTCCCCCGTCTCTCCCTCGATTCCGAGAAACCAAATGGTCACACTCGCAATGCAAGTCAAAATATCAATCCTCCTCGAGTTCGTGTGGTGAAGCCGAGGGCGTTGTCATCCGAGAATCCCACCGCCGCCGCCTCGCGAGTGGGCCGAAGTCCAATGCGGAGAGCAGCGGAAGCTACTACCTCGACGACAGTAGTCCGTGGTGTCTCTGTCGATAGTCCACGCATGAACTCATCCGGGAAAATCGTTTTTCACAGCTTGGAGAGAAGCTCAAGTAGTCCAAGCAGTTTCAACGGTGGTCCCAGATACAAGCACAGAGGAATGGAGCGGTCTTACTCGGCAAACGTTCGGGTCACTCCGGTTCTGAACGTTCCTGTTTGTTCACTCAGGGGCTCTTCCAAGTCTGGTGTTTTTGGATTccctttattttcttcttcgcAACCGAAGAAGGAATCCGGTAGCTCTAGTAGTGGAAATGGCGGTGGAAGCAAAGCCCACCAGAGTATCGCCAAGCACCGGACTGATCGTATCAAAGAATGA
- the LOC116020028 gene encoding protein PAT1 homolog isoform X1 — protein sequence MDGFEGPGGIEFSSNPQDLKQVDSNSSGNALFDASQYAFFGNDVVEEVELGGLEDEEDDLPPPGFDDVEYQLEQEEGEMLASYSDVDDLTSTFSKQLNKVVGSPTKAAFFGDRESRESSSAADCVQEADFRDWFDQRGFDAERNEESKRWLSHPYSSSAHLIESKPLYRALSYPEQEQQLQHQQQRPQPRQHISSEAILIPKSSFTSFPPPGGRLPQASPNNLPSTTYHPGGQPIPVSSPNFSPFSSPQNQMNAMHHGSQYGGVLPQFSGHGHQVHNRIQNQWMNQSTLNPGEHSTPPKNLMQQQLPHQNGLLPQQVPQQQTQQLGLPHPFQLPFGTSGMQSQRFNHHQPPTSQMNNFEMFGLADFKDQRTESMLRGRQAAWYSPLGLGIRNQRSDNGWPKFKSKYMSTDEIENILRMQLAATHSNDPYVDDYYHQACLAKKSAGAKLKHHFCPTNLRDGSSQSRANTETHAFLQVDALGRVSFSSIRRPRPLLEVDPPNSSATSSSEQKVSEKPLEQEPMLAARVTIEDGICLLLDVDDIDRFLQFMQTQLPDGGELLSKRRQMLLECLASSLHLVDPLGKNGQSVDIAPKDDLVFLRIISLPKGRKLLSRYLQLLFAGSELSRVVCMAIFRNLRFLFGVLPADHGAAETSKNLARTVSLCVREMDLRVLAACLASVVCSTEHPPLRPVGSPAGDGASIILKSVLERATELLRDPHAGAKCGMQNRAFWQASFDAFFGLLTKYCFNKYDSVMQSFLTQAPQNMVNNGSDAARAISREMPVELLRASLPHTSDQQRKLLLDFTQRSMPLPSTGSQSGGNGGM from the exons ATGGACGGATTTGAGGGTCCGGGTGGTATTGAATTCTCCAGCAATCCTCAAGATCTCAAACAAGTTGATTCTAATTCATCAG GAAATGCTTTATTCGATGCATCACAGTATGCATTCTTTGGTAATGATGTAGTTGAAGAAGTTGAATTGGGGGGATTAGAAGACGAAGAGGATGATCTACCTCCACCTGGTTTTGATGATGTAGAGTATCAGTTGGAACAAGAAGAG GGTGAAATGTTAGCATCATATTCTGACGTTGATGACCTTACCAGCACATTTTCAAAG caGTTGAACAAGGTTGTCGGTAGCCCTACAAAGGCAGCATTTTTTGGTGATAGAGAATCCAGAGAAA GTTCATCTGCCGCTGATTGTGTTCAAGAGGCAGATTTTCGTGATTGGTTTGATCAACGTGGCTTTGATGCTGAACGCAATGAGGAGAGCAAAAGATGGTTGTCCCATCCTTACTCTTCTTCTGCTCATCTGATTGAATCGAAGCCTTTGTACAGAGCACTGTCATACCCTGAGCAAGAACAACAGCTGCAGCACCAACAGCAGCGGCCGCAGCCACGCCAGCACATCTCTAGTGAAGCGATCCTTATCCCGAAGTCTTCTTTCACTTCATTTCCTCCTCCTGGTGGGCGGCTTCCTCAAGCTTCACCAAACAACCTTCCTAGTACTACATATCATCCTGGTGGACAGCCAATTCCAGTTTCTTCACCCAACTTTTCTCCGTTTTCTAGCCCTCAGAATCAGATGAATGCCATGCATCATGGATCACAATATGGTGGAGTCTTACCTCAGTTTTCAGGTCATGGGCATCAAGTGCATAATCGCATTCAAAATCAGTGGATGAACCAATCTACTTTAAACCCTGGAGAACATTCTACTCCCCCCAAGAATTTGATGCAACAGCAATTACCCCATCAAAATGGCTTGTTGCCCCAACAGGTGCCACAGCAACAAACCCAGCAACTTGGGCTTCCACATCCATTCCAGTTACCCTTTGGCACTTCAGGGATGCAGTCCCAACGATTCAATCACCATCAACCTCCAACATCTCAGATGAACAATTTTGAAATGTTTGGTTTAGCTGATTTTAAAGATCAAAGGACTGAATCTATGCTGAGAGGTAGACAGGCTGCATGGTACTCTCCGCTGGGTTTGGGCATCCGTAATCAGAGAAGTGACAATGGTTGGCCAAAATTTAAATCCAAGTACATGTCAACAGATGAAATTGAGAATATTCTTCGAATGCAGCTTGCTGCCACTCATAGCAACGATCCCTATGTAGATGATTATTACCATCAAGCTTGTTTGGCGAAAAAATCTGCTGGTGCAAAGTTAAAACATCATTTCTGTCCAACTAATCTGAGAGATGGCAGCTCCCAAAGTCGTGCTAATACTGAGACACATGCATTTCTCCAGGTTGATGCACTTGGTAGGGTTTCCTTCTCCTCAATTCGCAGGCCACGACCACTTCTTGAGGTTGACCCACCAAATTCATCTGCCACTAGTAGCAGTGAACAGAAAGTGTCTGAAAAACCCTTGGAACAGGAGCCAATGCTTGCAGCTAGGGTGACCATTGAGGATGGGATCTGCCTCCTCCTTGATGTTGATGATATTGACCGCTTCCTACAATTTATGCAAACTCAACTCCCAGACGGAGGGGAGCTGTTGAGTAAAAGGAGGCAAATGCTGTTGGAGTGTCTGGCATCATCACTTCATCTCGTCGATCCACTTGGCAAAAATGGTCAGTCAGTGGATATAGCACCCAAAGATGATCTTGTGTTCTTAAGGATTATCTCACTTCCCAAAGGTCGGAAGCTGTTATCGCGATATCTTCAACTTCTATTTGCTGGCAGTGAACTTAGTAGGGTGGTGTGCATGGCCATTTTCCGGAATCTGAGGTTTTTGTTTGGGGTCCTTCCAGCAGACCACGGAGCTGCTGAGACAAGTAAAAATTTGGCAAGAACTGTTTCATTGTGTGTTCGAGAAATGGATCTGAGAGTACTTGCTGCCTGCCTTGCATCTGTGGTTTGTTCAACTGAGCATCCTCCACTCCGTCCTGTTGGAAGCCCTGCTGGTGATGGGGCTTCTATAATTCTGAAATCTGTTCTGGAGAGGGCAACAGAACTGTTAAGGGATCCTCATGCTGGAGCGAAGTGCGGCATGCAAAACAGAGCATTCTGGCAGGCGTCTTTTGATGCTTTCTTTGGTTTACTTACAAAGTACTGCTTTAATAAATATGACTCCGTCATGCAATCTTTCCTAACACAGGCCCCCCAGAACATGGTGAATAATGGGTCTGATGCAGCCAGAGCTATTAGCAGGGAAATGCCAGTTGAACTCTTGCGGGCAAGTCTTCCTCATACAAGTGATCAACAGAGAAAACTGCTATTGGATTTTACACAACGGTCTATGCCTTTGCCAAGTACTGGTAGTCAAAGCGGAGGAAATGGTGGCATGTGA